One region of Actinomycetes bacterium genomic DNA includes:
- a CDS encoding VWA domain-containing protein, translating to MTFQSAWRLVLLAAPIALLVAYLVMQRCRHAQVVRFTSLDLLDSVAPKRSGWQRHVPAASLLLALTVLVLAFAQPAMAMRTPRDRATIMLTLDTSASMSSTDVSPSRLQAAENEARDFVEKLPKGVQVGLVTFDGSARLLVPPTRDKASLLSAIGALQVGEGTATAAGIQTALSAIEGMPKSSSGKPVPAVIVLMSDGTPTVGDGNLSPTAAADAAAQQAKAARVPIDTIAFGTSGGSVNVGGQDVPVPYDPQTMARIAAESSGKTFDAHTSGQLGSIYHQIGRDVAYVVRTHDVTAIFSGLALLIAVLGAASALVWTQRLV from the coding sequence ATGACCTTCCAGTCCGCCTGGCGCCTCGTCCTCCTGGCGGCGCCGATCGCGCTGCTCGTGGCCTACCTGGTCATGCAGCGGTGTCGGCACGCCCAGGTCGTGCGCTTCACCAGCCTCGACCTGCTGGACTCCGTCGCCCCGAAGCGCTCCGGCTGGCAGCGGCACGTGCCCGCGGCCTCGCTGCTGCTCGCGCTGACGGTGCTGGTCCTCGCCTTCGCGCAGCCGGCGATGGCCATGCGGACGCCGCGCGACCGGGCGACGATCATGCTGACGCTCGACACCTCGGCGTCGATGTCGTCCACCGACGTCTCACCGAGCCGGCTGCAGGCCGCGGAGAACGAGGCGAGGGACTTCGTCGAGAAGCTGCCCAAGGGGGTCCAGGTGGGCCTGGTCACCTTCGACGGCAGCGCCCGCCTCCTCGTCCCGCCGACCAGGGACAAGGCCAGCCTGCTGTCGGCCATCGGGGCCCTTCAGGTGGGCGAAGGGACCGCCACCGCGGCGGGGATCCAGACCGCCCTGTCGGCCATCGAGGGGATGCCGAAGAGCTCCTCCGGCAAGCCGGTGCCCGCCGTCATCGTGCTGATGAGCGACGGTACGCCGACCGTCGGCGACGGCAACCTGTCGCCGACCGCCGCGGCCGACGCCGCCGCGCAGCAGGCCAAGGCCGCCAGGGTGCCGATCGACACCATCGCGTTCGGGACCTCCGGCGGCAGCGTGAACGTCGGCGGGCAGGACGTACCGGTGCCCTACGACCCGCAGACCATGGCGCGCATCGCCGCCGAGAGCTCGGGGAAGACCTTCGACGCGCACACCTCCGGCCAGCTGGGCTCCATCTATCACCAGATCGGTCGCGACGTGGCCTACGTCGTGCGGACCCACGACGTGACCGCGATCTTCTCCGGCCTGGCGCTGCTCATCGCGGTGCTCGGTGCGGCGAGCGCACTCGTGTGGACGCAGCGACTGGTCTGA
- the orn gene encoding oligoribonuclease, with product MNPPLVWIDCEMTGLDLERDALIEIAALVTDDELNVLGEGVDVVIKPPDSALETMPEVVRVMHTSSGLLDELAQGVTLEEAEARVLTYLREYVPEPRRAPLAGNSVATDRGFLARDLPAVDAHLHYRIVDVSSIKELARRWYPRAYFHAPAKNGGHRALADIRESIEELRYYRAAIFVPAPGPDSETARAIGSSLGSETVSAEDSGETPG from the coding sequence GTGAACCCCCCCTTGGTGTGGATCGACTGCGAGATGACGGGTCTCGACCTGGAACGTGACGCGCTCATCGAGATCGCCGCGCTGGTCACCGACGACGAGCTGAACGTGCTCGGCGAAGGGGTCGACGTCGTCATCAAGCCGCCCGACTCGGCACTGGAGACCATGCCCGAGGTGGTCCGGGTGATGCACACCTCGTCGGGGCTGCTCGACGAGCTCGCCCAGGGCGTGACACTCGAGGAGGCCGAGGCGCGCGTGCTGACGTACCTGCGCGAGTACGTGCCCGAGCCGCGCCGCGCGCCCCTGGCGGGCAACTCCGTCGCCACCGACCGCGGGTTCCTGGCCCGTGACCTGCCCGCTGTCGACGCGCACCTGCACTACCGGATCGTGGACGTGAGCTCGATCAAGGAGCTGGCGCGCCGGTGGTACCCGCGGGCGTACTTCCACGCGCCCGCGAAGAACGGCGGTCACCGGGCGCTCGCCGACATCCGCGAGTCCATCGAGGAGCTGCGCTACTACCGGGCCGCCATCTTCGTGCCGGCGCCCGGCCCGGACTCCGAGACGGCTCGGGCCATCGGGTCGAGCCTCGGGTCGGAGACGGTGTCGGCCGAGGACAGCGGCGAAACGCCTGGCTGA
- a CDS encoding trypsin-like peptidase domain-containing protein produces the protein MSSPWPSGTPTDPRQDDWTSPLWGDPGTQAATWPTTTVAAPEVPATPTPPAPQGPSKRALMAAGAAVLVALLVLGALVTGAIPRHSSQPTAANTPNITAPLTPSTAPSTPGFGGSNGSGSQSQGGSGQGSTGQGGSDQNGLGQGGTGSQGQGSQGQGSQGQGSTGQGGSGSQSQNGGTSTNAAAAAVTPGLVDIVSSIGYDGSEGAGTGIILSSDGLVLTNHHVVAGSTSMTVTVVATGKTYHASVLGYDATHDIAVIKLADASGLTVAPLGDSSTVKIGDDVVGVGNAGGVGGTPSVATGTVTGLNKSITAQDEADGTSEQLSGLIETDAGIQAGDSGGALASSDGKIIGVITAGAESNSFQSTASQGFAVPINTASAIAKQIIAGKSSSTVHIGGSAFLGVSIATNGFGGASVNGVPVAAVTPGTAADKAGIVSGSVITALGGQTVSSADALHTALTKHHPGDKVSVSWTDPFGNSHTETVTLGEGPVG, from the coding sequence ATGAGCAGCCCCTGGCCCTCGGGGACCCCCACGGACCCCCGGCAGGACGACTGGACCTCCCCGCTCTGGGGAGACCCGGGTACCCAGGCCGCGACCTGGCCCACGACCACGGTCGCCGCGCCGGAGGTCCCGGCGACCCCCACACCGCCCGCCCCGCAGGGTCCGTCGAAGCGCGCCCTGATGGCCGCCGGCGCCGCCGTGCTCGTCGCTCTCCTCGTCCTCGGGGCGCTGGTCACCGGCGCGATCCCGCGGCACTCCTCGCAGCCCACGGCCGCGAACACCCCGAACATCACCGCCCCGCTGACCCCCTCGACGGCCCCGAGCACGCCCGGCTTCGGGGGCTCGAACGGCAGCGGCTCGCAGAGCCAGGGCGGTAGCGGTCAGGGCAGCACTGGCCAGGGCGGCAGCGACCAGAACGGGCTGGGCCAGGGCGGGACCGGCTCCCAGGGTCAGGGTTCCCAGGGTCAGGGCTCCCAAGGTCAGGGCAGCACCGGCCAGGGTGGCTCGGGCTCGCAGAGCCAGAACGGGGGCACCTCCACCAACGCGGCAGCCGCCGCGGTCACCCCGGGCTTGGTCGACATCGTCTCGAGCATCGGCTACGACGGCAGCGAGGGCGCAGGGACCGGGATCATCCTCAGCAGCGACGGCCTCGTGCTCACCAACCACCACGTGGTAGCCGGCTCGACGTCGATGACCGTCACGGTCGTCGCGACCGGCAAGACCTACCACGCGAGCGTGCTGGGCTACGACGCCACGCACGACATCGCCGTCATCAAGCTCGCCGACGCCTCGGGTCTGACCGTCGCGCCGCTCGGCGACTCCTCGACGGTCAAGATCGGCGACGACGTGGTCGGCGTCGGCAACGCCGGCGGGGTCGGCGGCACGCCGAGCGTGGCCACCGGAACCGTGACCGGCCTGAACAAGTCGATCACCGCCCAGGACGAGGCGGACGGCACGTCCGAGCAGCTCTCCGGCCTCATCGAGACCGACGCCGGGATCCAGGCCGGCGACTCCGGCGGCGCGCTCGCCAGCTCCGATGGCAAGATCATCGGCGTCATCACGGCGGGCGCCGAGTCCAACAGCTTCCAGTCCACGGCCAGCCAGGGCTTCGCCGTCCCGATCAACACCGCGTCCGCGATCGCCAAGCAGATCATCGCCGGCAAGTCTTCGAGCACCGTGCACATCGGCGGCAGCGCGTTCCTCGGCGTGAGCATCGCGACCAACGGCTTCGGCGGCGCCTCGGTCAACGGCGTGCCCGTCGCCGCGGTCACGCCCGGCACGGCGGCGGACAAGGCCGGGATCGTCTCCGGCAGCGTCATCACCGCCCTCGGCGGCCAGACCGTCAGCTCGGCGGACGCCCTGCACACGGCGTTGACCAAGCACCACCCCGGCGACAAGGTCTCGGTGAGCTGGACCGACCCGTTCGGCAACAGCCACACCGAGACGGTCACCCTCGGCGAAGGGCCGGTCGGATGA
- a CDS encoding MoxR family ATPase: protein MFQVKRVVVGQDRLVERVMVCLLAGGHCLIEGFPGLAKTLTVSTLSKVVGGQFARIQFTPDLVPADLVGTRIWRPSREDFDIEWGPIFANVVLADEINRAPAKVQSALLEAMAERQVTVGGTTRALPSPFLVLATQNPIESEGVYALPEAQRDRFLMHVVVPQPTYQEESAIALRMSGGVPAVSQVLSLEQLAVLQDVVRGVFVHHAVQDYAVRLVMTTREPGPWGLEELDRLVSLGSSPRGTLGLIASARALAVMRGRRFVVPQDVYDVAPEVLRHRVSLSYDALAEGIHPDEVVRRVLTHVPAPRVATRHDTVPAPVVYGPAPTQAAG, encoded by the coding sequence ATGTTCCAGGTCAAGCGCGTCGTCGTCGGGCAGGACCGGCTCGTCGAGCGGGTGATGGTCTGCCTGCTCGCAGGCGGCCACTGCCTCATCGAGGGCTTCCCCGGTCTGGCCAAGACGCTGACCGTGTCGACGCTGTCCAAGGTCGTCGGCGGCCAGTTCGCCCGCATCCAGTTCACCCCTGACCTGGTCCCCGCCGACCTCGTCGGCACCCGGATCTGGCGCCCCTCACGGGAGGACTTCGACATCGAGTGGGGTCCCATCTTCGCCAACGTGGTCCTGGCCGACGAGATCAACCGCGCGCCGGCGAAGGTGCAGTCGGCCCTGCTCGAGGCGATGGCCGAGCGTCAGGTGACCGTGGGCGGGACGACTCGTGCCCTGCCGTCGCCGTTCCTGGTCCTCGCCACCCAGAACCCGATCGAGTCCGAGGGCGTGTACGCCCTGCCGGAGGCCCAGCGCGACCGGTTCCTCATGCACGTCGTCGTCCCGCAGCCGACCTACCAGGAGGAGAGCGCGATCGCGCTGCGCATGAGCGGCGGCGTCCCCGCGGTCTCCCAGGTCCTCTCCCTCGAGCAGCTGGCCGTCCTGCAGGACGTGGTCCGCGGCGTCTTCGTGCACCACGCCGTGCAGGACTACGCCGTGCGCCTGGTCATGACCACCCGTGAGCCGGGCCCCTGGGGCCTGGAGGAGCTGGACCGGCTCGTCTCGCTGGGGTCCAGCCCGCGAGGCACGCTCGGTCTCATCGCCTCAGCCCGGGCCCTCGCGGTCATGCGTGGCCGGCGCTTCGTCGTCCCGCAGGACGTCTACGACGTGGCCCCCGAGGTGCTGCGTCACCGTGTGTCGCTGTCCTACGACGCCCTCGCCGAGGGCATCCACCCGGACGAGGTCGTCCGCCGCGTGCTCACCCACGTCCCGGCGCCCCGCGTCGCGACCCGTCACGACACCGTGCCGGCCCCGGTCGTGTACGGCCCCGCCCCGACCCAGGCCGCCGGATGA
- a CDS encoding DUF58 domain-containing protein, whose amino-acid sequence MSNDARPGAPGVAEVAARASVLRRLELEVLRRLDGSASGDHQTVQLGPGSERAGARAYQPGDDARLIDWNLTARSAETHVRTTEAEREIDTWLVADRSASLDFGTARAEKRDVVLGAAAAFGMLTVRGHNRLGLVLAGGDTLLATPPRSGRTWLMATLSTLYDSPRRDGAPSPDADLAAAMRRLLVGQARRSQVVVLSDFLGTDDWARPLRALAQRHQVVAVHVTDPRELTLPDVGILGVVDTETGRQRYVQTRSKALRARYADAAAARTAEIARRIHAAGAGYLHLSTADDWLTATLTYAMRHSRMRATIPADRRRLSAHHFTAVGTPR is encoded by the coding sequence ATGAGCAACGACGCCCGTCCGGGCGCGCCGGGCGTCGCCGAGGTCGCGGCGCGCGCCTCGGTGCTGCGCCGGCTGGAGCTGGAGGTGCTGCGCCGGCTCGACGGCAGCGCCTCCGGCGACCACCAGACGGTGCAGCTGGGTCCGGGCAGCGAGCGGGCCGGCGCCCGCGCCTACCAGCCAGGCGACGACGCCCGCCTCATCGACTGGAACCTCACGGCGCGCTCGGCAGAGACCCACGTGCGCACCACCGAGGCCGAGCGCGAGATCGACACCTGGCTCGTGGCCGACCGTTCGGCGAGCCTGGACTTCGGCACCGCCCGGGCGGAGAAGCGCGACGTCGTGCTCGGGGCGGCAGCGGCCTTCGGCATGCTCACCGTGCGCGGACACAACCGGCTCGGCCTGGTCCTCGCCGGGGGCGACACGCTGCTCGCCACGCCGCCGCGCAGCGGACGTACCTGGCTCATGGCCACGCTCTCGACGCTCTACGACAGCCCGCGACGCGACGGCGCGCCCTCTCCCGACGCCGACCTCGCCGCTGCGATGCGCCGGCTGCTCGTCGGCCAGGCCCGGCGCAGCCAGGTCGTGGTGCTCTCCGACTTCCTCGGCACCGACGACTGGGCGCGCCCGCTGCGGGCACTGGCCCAGCGCCACCAGGTGGTCGCGGTCCACGTCACCGACCCGCGCGAGCTGACCCTGCCCGACGTGGGCATCCTCGGCGTGGTCGACACCGAGACGGGCCGCCAGCGCTATGTCCAGACGAGGTCGAAGGCGCTCCGCGCGCGCTACGCCGACGCCGCGGCGGCGCGTACCGCCGAGATCGCCCGCCGCATCCACGCCGCCGGAGCCGGCTACCTGCACCTGTCCACCGCCGACGACTGGCTCACCGCGACCCTCACCTACGCCATGCGCCACAGCCGGATGCGCGCCACCATCCCGGCCGACCGGCGCCGACTGTCCGCCCACCACTTCACCGCCGTAGGGACCCCCCGATGA